From Proteus vulgaris:
CTAGCGGAGAAAGGTGTCAGTGTTGAAATTGAACAGGTTGAAGCTGGTAATCTTCCACAGGATCTTATCGATCTGAACCCTTACCAAAGTGTGCCGACTTTGGTCGATCGTGAGCTGACTCTGTATGATTCACGTATCATCATGGAATACCTTGATGAGCGCTTCCCTCATCCTCCTTTAATGCCAGTTTATCCAGTTGCTCGTGGTAGCAGCCGTTTAATGATGCATCGCATCGAGCATGATTGGTATTCTCTAATGAACACCATTGAGAAAGGAACAGAACAACAAGCCAATGCAGCTCGCAAACAGTTAGCTGAAGAGCTACTGGCTGTATCGCCTGTGTTTAAAGAATATCCTTACTTTATGAGTGAAGAATTCAGCTTGGTAGATTGCTATTTAGCTCCGCTTCTATGGCGTTTACCAGTATTAGGCGTGGATTTAAGTGGTGCAGGTGCTAAAGATGTACAAATTTATATGCAACGTGTTTTTGAGCGTGATTCTTTCCTCGCCTCATTAACCGAAGCAGAGCGTGAGATGCGCTTACCTTCAAGAGGGTAATAAAGTATGGAGATTATGGATATGTCTCCGCGTCGTCCGCATTTATTACGTGCGCATTATGACTGGATCATTGAAAACGAATTAACACCACATTTAGTTGTTGATGTGAATATTGATGGTGTTCAAGTTCCAATGGAATATGCGCATGACGGTCAAATTGTACTAAATATTTCATCTCGTGCTGTAGATAGCTTAGAGTTAACACCGTATCAGGTTTTATTTAGTGCAAGTTTTGGTGGCATACCTCGTAAAGTGCGAGTGCCTATGGCTGCTATTATGGCTATTTATGCGAGAGAAAACGGTGCGGGAATGATGTTTGAGCCAGAGCCAGCTTATGAATCTGGTGCATCATTACAGTTTGCTGAAGATGAAAGTGAAGAGAATACTTTAACGCCTGTTAATGAAGGCTTATCGCTTGTCACTGATGGTACGGTAGAAACCGATACATCTTCACCGGATGATGATCCTGAGCCACCTCGTCCAACAGGCCGTCCGTCATTACGTGTTGTGAAATAAGAGAGTATCTTATTTGTATGAATGAAAAGCCCAGTTTACTTGAACTGGGCTTTTTTTATGTACAAAAAAAGCACTCTATATTGCTATAGAGCGCTTTATTGAATTGCATTACTGAAAAACTATTTCAGTAGCTCTTCTAAACAGCCTGTGTAAAGATTAACAGCAGTCATTAATTGTTTTTCATCGAAATCAAAGCCTGCTTGGTGGTGACCTGCAGTTCTATCGGCACCAACAACGAAATACAGTGATTTACCACCACAGCGTTGTACACGTTTTGCTAATACAGTCGCATCTTCACTTCCCCCAAATGGGCGAGTAGCAACGGCGGTTAACTCTGCATGTTTACCAACGACTTTGGTCATGACATCAATGAGTTCTTGGTCGTTTGTGAGGTCAACGGCTTCACCCATAATTTCGCTTTCCATTTCTAACTGGAAGCTATGCGCTGCACCTTCAGCCATACGTACTGCATTGGCAGCCATAAAACTGTTGATCTCTTCATTTTCACCGCGAACTTCAATTTGCATTTCAGCATTAGCTGGAGTGACATTACGGCCTTCACCGGCTTTTAATACACCGATGTTGATACGTGACATCCCTTTACCATGGCGAGAAATACCCAGCATTTGTGTTGCTGCGTGGCAAGCGCCAGCTAATGCATTACGACCTAATTCTGGCTCTGCACCTGCGTGAGATGGCGCACCTTTAAAACGGAAGTCATATTTAGTAGTACATAAGAAATGTGTTGGATTAATAACAATTTCACCACTATTTGCGATAAAGCCTAAGTGCGCCCCTAAGAAGTAATCGGCATCATCTGCGATACCACTTTCAGCCATCGCACGAGCACCACGAACACCTTCTTCAGCTGGTTGGAATAAGATTTTAACTTTACCAACAACTTTATCTTTATTTTCAACTAACCAGTGAGCAACACCTAAACCGATAGAAATGTGTCCATCGTGACCACAGGCGTGCATTTCGCCAGCGTGACAAGAAGCAAAGTTCTCGGCATGAGGACGGTGTTTAGCTTCTGTTGCTTCGTTAACACCCACACAGTCGATATCAAAACGCAGAGCTACAGTTGGACCTGCTTTTCCGCTATCAAAGATAGCCACACAACCTGTTAGTTCTTTCATTTCATCAAGTAGAGCTTCATCAACTTTATGCTCTCTTGCAACAGCTAGGCCTTTTTCAACAACTTGACGACGGCGGCCAAAAGCAAACTCTTGATTGATAACGTCTGGGCCAACTTTAACTTCTAAACCTAAGCTACGTAATTCTTTGACAATTTTCGCTGTGGTTAAAAATTCTGACCAACCAATTTCTGGGTATTGGTGAAACTCACGACGCCATTTTATTAATTTTTCTAGTGTAATTGCTGACATATTCATTTCTCCACTTATAACATGAATAACGCAACAGCGATGACGCCGATAATCATACCTGGTGCAGTACGTTTTGCGATTTCCATAGGGTTAACATTTGCAAGGCCAGCACAAACAATCGCTGCACCTGCCAGTGGTGACATTGTACGGCCTAATGCGCCAGATAAAGCCGCAGCCATACCCATGTCTGGGATTTCATAACCAAATTGTGCAGCATGAGGTGTCACTGTTTCGTTGAATGCGAATGCTGCTGCGTCACCAGAACCTGTGATAATACCCATTAAGAACGGCCCTAAAGTACCACCCCAGCGAGCAAATTCAGGAGAGTGAGTCAAGAAGTTGATGAACGCGTCGATTAAACCAGATGCTTTCAGACCTGCTGCGAATACGGCCGCTGCAATGATGATACCTAATACATCACCATAAGCATTACCCATACCTTTAAAGAACTCTTTGGTAATTTGAGCAGGGTTAGTTAATGTGATGAACAGGGAATAGATAGAACCGATTAACATTGCCGCAGGAACAGACAGTTTAAATGTACTGAATGTCTCAAAGAATGGCAGAATTAACAGGATTAATGGAATGAAAGGTGCTGTTGCATATAAATAGTTAGGGCGAACAGCTTCTGGCGTTGCTTGTGCTGATGAAGATGATGCATCACCAGTAGCAGAAGCCATTTTGAACTCTTTTTTCACTAAAGCGACAACGGCCAGTGAAACTGCAGCGATACCACCAGCCATTAAGCTGTATGGGCTATGGCGAGCGATTAAATCAACCACTTCCATATTTGCCATGTTAGCAACGAAGGCGTTATGCGACATACCTGGGCTTAGCATTGAGCCGATGGTACCACATAACACTGCACCACCTGCGATAGCTGGGTGAATACGTGCCGCGATTAATAATGGAATGAGTGTTGCACCTACCGCAGCCGCACAACCTGCTGCTGATGGGATTGCGATATTAATAAAGTATGTTACGACAACAGTGGCTGGAATAAGGAAGAAGCCCAGACGAGTCATTACTTTTGATAAAACATGAACCAGATGCATGTCGCATTTGGTGTATTTCATAACATAAGCAAAACCCATACTCGAACAGATTGCTTGAATTAATGATGAAGACACCATGCGCTCACTAAATGCGGTAAACGCATCTAATGGGGTTAGGCTTAAAATACAGAGTAATAAGCCCGCACCAATTAGCACCATTCGGGTTTCATATTTTTTTATTAGCAAATAGACAGTTACAATAATAACGGCTACTGCTATCAGTTGCATCACCATAGTGATCCCCTAGTTAATTATGACAATACTATTAATTGTGAAAACGAACCTAACATCAATAAATTATATTTTTCTGTAAAGTTATTAGGTGACTCCATTATGAAGTTGGTAGGTTGACAATATTTGATTGTTATCAAATTTAATAGCCGAAATAAAATCTATTTTTTTAGACTGTGATGTTATTAACAAATGCTGTAAAACAATTATCATTAAAAGATGACGGAAAAGTTAAATAAAAAGAGATAAAGTAAAAAATACGAAAACAAATTATATTTACTATAGGTTAAGAGTGTTATTTTGATACAAAAAAGAATATCTATTTTTATCAAAATATTATTCAATAATTTATATTAAATGGTAATGAGAATGATTATTTATGGGATACTTTTATGATCCTTAAATATTATTTATTTATAGTAATAAAACATTAATAAAATTATCCCACTTAAATTAAATGGGATAATTAGCAAGAGAAATTGTTATTTTAAATATCAAAAATAAATGATATTTAACAGGATAAATACTGCAAAATGCCTTCTGCTGCCTCTCTTCCTTCAGCTATTGCTGTTACTACAAGATCAGATCCTCGGACAATATCTCCCCCAGCAAATACTTTAGGATTTGTTGTTTGATTAGGTATTTCTTGGTTGTTTGAAATAATAATTCGTCCTGAAGAGGCATATTCAATATTATTTTCATCTAACCATGGATAATGTGCAGGTTTAAAGCCAAATGCGAGAATAACAGCATCGGCAGGTAATTCATGTTCACTGCCTTCAATAGGAATTAATGTTCTATCATTTTTAGTTTTTATAACACGGATACCAACCACTTTATTTTGATTATCGACTTCAATATCCATAGGTTGGAGATTAAATAAAAATTCACCGCCTTCTTCTTTGGCATTTTTTACTTCACGTTTTGAACCCGGCATATTGCTTTCATCACGGCGATAAACACAAGTGACTTTATTTGCACCTTGTCGAATGGCTGTACGGACACAATCCATTGCCGTATCACCGCCACCTAATACGACAACATTTTTATCTTTAAGGTCAATATAAGGTGTTTGAGGATCTTCGTTATATCCCATTAAATAACGAGTATTACCAATTAAATAAGGCAGTGCGCTATAAACACCCTCTGCCTTTTCATTGGAAAAATGACCACTTAGACTGTGATAAGTACCTAATCCAATAAAAACAGCGTCATATTGCGTAATAAGGGTATCTAGAGTGATATCTTTACCAACTTCAGTATTAAGGCAAAATTCAATCCCCATTTCACTAAATAGCTCACGACGTCGGATCATCAGCGATTTTTCGAGCTTAAACGAAGGGATACCAAATGTAAGTAAGCCACCAATTTCAGGGTGCTTATCATAAACAACAGGTTTCACACCTTGTCTAATAAGGACATCTGCACAGGCAAGACCCGCAGGGCCTGCACCGATAATTGCAACTTTTTTATTTGTCATTGTGATGTGAGAAAGGTCGGGACGCCATCCTTGTGCTAAAGCGGTGTCATTGATGTAACGTTCAATATTACCAATCGTTACGGCACCAAAATCATCATTGAGTGTACAGGCTCCTTCACAAAGCCTATCTTGAGGGCAAACACGACCACAAATTTCAGGCAAACTGTTTGTTTGATGGGAAAGCTCAGCAGCTTCAATAATGCGCCCTTCATTTGCAAGCTTTAACCAGTTGGGGATGTAATTATGAACAGGGCATTTCCATTCACAATATGGATTACCACAGCCTAAACAGCGATCAGCTTGCGCAGAAGCTTGTTGCGGTGAAAAAGCCTCATATATTTCAATAAACTCAATTTTGCGAATAGCTAATGGTTTTTTGGTCGGCTCAATACGATTTAAGTCGATAAACTGATACACATTCTGACTCATAATATTCTCCTATTGTGCCTGAACGCGTAATTCAGCGGATGAACGACGAGGATGACCGAGTAACGCATTGACATCACTGGATTTGGGTTTAACTAATTTAAAGTGTTGTGACCAATATTCCCACTGTGAAAGTAACATTTCACCTTGCTGTGAACTTGTTAATCTTACATGCTCTGCAATCATGCCTCGTAAATGTTCAGCGAGAATGGCAAAGGATGCTACAGGAAGCAACTCAATAGATGAGGCATTGATCCGTTGTGATAATGTTGAATCTTCATCTAACAGATAGGCAAATCCACCCGTCATTCCTGCACCAAAGTTAATACCAGTTTTGCCCAGAATGCAGACAATGCCACCTGTCATATATTCACAACCGTTATCACCGACACCTTCAACCACGGCAATTGCCCCAGAGTTTCTTACAGCAAAACGCTCACCAGCTAAACCTGATGCATAAAGCTTTCCACCTGTGGCACCATAAAGACAGGTATTACCCATAATCGTGGCATGGTGATTTTTAAAGGCAGAGCCAACAGGGGGAGAAATAACAATACGTCCTCCCGCCATGCCTTTTCCTACATAATCATTGGCATCACCCACTAAGGTTAATTCAACGCCTTGTGCATTCCATACACCAAAGCTTTGACCTGCTGTTCCTGTAAAATGAAGTTTAATCGGGGTTGCAGATAAGCCACTTTCGCCATATTTCTTAGCAATAATGCCAGATAATGTTGCGCCAACAGAACGATCAGTATTACGAATATTAAAATAATAGGTTTGGCTTTTTTGTTGCTCAACGGCTTGAAGGGTTTGAGTAACAATGCGCTGGTTTAATTCGCCCTTATCATAAGTATTATTGTTTTCCTGACAATAAAGCGCATAACCTGATGGTGGCGTTACTGTTTCTAACAGTCCACTTAAAGAGAGCTTTTGCTGTTTACTGCTAACGCCTTCTAGGCATGAAAGCAGATCAGTTCGACCAATTAAATCCGTGATTTTTCTCACACCAAGTAATGCCATTAACTCACGAGTTTCTTGCGCAATAAAACGAAAGTAGTTAATAACGCGTTCAGGCAATCCGTGATAATGGTTACGACGGAGTGTTTCATCTTGGGTTGCAACACCCATTGCGCAATTATTTAAATGACAAATGCGCAAGTATTTGCAGCCTAGTGCCACCATGGGGCCTGTACCAAACCCAAAACTCTCTGCGCCTAAGATCGCCGCTTTAATGATATCTAAACCTGTTTTTAATCCACCATCGACTTGTAAACGAATTTTATGACGTAGATTATTTGCCACTAGCGCTTGTTGTGTTTCAACCAAACCTAATTCCCACGGGCTTCCAGCATATTTTACAGAGGTTAATGGGCTTGCTCCTGTCCCACCGTCATAACCTGCAATAGTGATCAAATCGGCATAAGCTTTTGCAACACCAGTAGCAATGGTGCCAACACCTGGCTCTGAAACCAATTTTACAGAAATCAGCGCCGTTGGATTTATCTGTTTTAAATCAAAAATAAGCTGGGCTAAATCTTCAATTGAGTAGATGTCGTGATGGGGTGGTGGTGATATTAGGGTCACACCGGGTACGGCATAACGCAGTTGCGCAATATAAGGTGTCACTTTATCACCGGGAAGTTGTCCGCCTTCACCTGGTTTTGCTCCTTGTGCCACTTTGATTTGTAAAACATCAGCACTCATTAAATAAGAGGGGGTCACACCAAAGCGGCCAGAAGCAATTTGTTTGATCCGTGATACTTTATTGGTGCCATAACGTGTCGGATCTTCGCCGCCTTCTCCAGAATTCGAAAAACCACCTAAGGTATTCATTGCTTGCGCAAGGGCTTCATGCGCTTCTCGGCTTAATGCGCCAATTGACATCGCTGCAGTATCAAAGCGTTTAAATAATTCGGTTTCAGGATCGACTTCTTCAATTGAGATGGCTGTTGCCTTGTTATTAAGCACTAACATATCGCGCAATGTTGTTATTGGGCGTTGTTGTACAAGGTTTGCATAGTGTTGATAGTCGGTGTATTCCCCACTATTTACAGCTTTCTGTAATGCTTGAACGACATCAGGGTTATAAGCGTGGTATTCCCCTTTATGGGCGTATTTTAATAAACCTCCGGCTTCTAAAGGATAACGAGTTAACCAAGCCCGTTTAGACAGATTAAATAAATCCTGTTCAAAATCACTAAAGTCAGCGCCATTAATCCGATTATCAACACCCGCAAAACAGAGATTAACAACGTTATCGTTTAATCCGACCGCCTCAAAAAGCTGAGAGCAACGGTAAGAGGCAACGGTTGAAATGCCCATTTTAGACATGATTTTATACAGGCCTTTATTTATACCATTACGGTAATTCAGCATCATTTGAGCATAAGAGCCTTGCAGGATTTTTTTATCAACACGTTGAGCTAAAGATTCGTAAGCAAGGTAAGGGTAGATCGCGGTAGCACCAAATCCGAGTAATACAGCGAAATGGTGTGGATCACGGGCACTGGCCGTTTCGACAATAATATTAGCATCACAGCGTAAGTTATTATCTACTAATGCTTTTTGTACTGCACCAACCGCCATAGGCGCAGGAATAGGTAGTCGCTCTTTTGCGATATTCCTATCTGATAAAATCAGTAAAACAGCACCGTTGCGAACTTCCTGTTGTGCTTTTACACATAATTGGTGTAAGGCTGTTTCTAGGTTAGATCCTATTGGTTGATACGTGATATCAAGATGAATTGCGCGGTAATAAGGGCTTTCTTGATTAATAAGTTGTTGAAAATCGCTATAGAGTAAAATAGGGGATTTAAAACTGAGTCGATGAGCTTGGCCCTCAGCTTCACAAAACACATTCATTTCACGTCCAATACATGTTGCCAAAGACATGACATGGGCTTCTCTTAATGAGTCTATTGGTGGATTAGTAACTTGCGCAAATTTCTGTCTAAAGTAGTCATAAATCAGACGTGGACGTTGAGAAAGTACAGCAAATGGCGTGTCATCACCCATTGAACCTGTGGCTTCTTGTCCGTTTTCTGCAAGTACATGCAAAATGTTTTCTAACTCTTCTTGGCTATATGCAAATTGTTTTTGATATGTTGCTAATAATGTGTCATCAAAGGCGCGTTGGCCGGTTGCTTGTTGTTCTGGTAGTGCTTCAAATGGCGTTAAACGTTTAACGTTACGTTCAAGCCACAATTTATAAGGATGACGCCTTTTTAAATCTTCATCGGTTTCAGCTGAATGTAAAATACGGCCATGATGAGTATCGACTACCATTAGTTCACCGGGGCCAACACGTCCTTTTTCTCGTACTTCATCAGGTTGATAATCCCAAATACCAATTTCAGAAGCACAAGTAATGATGTTATCCGTGGTGATCACATAGCGAGCTGGGCGTAAACCGTTTCTATCAAGAGTGCAAGCGGCATAACGACCGTCTGATAACACAATACCGGCAGGACCATCCCAAGGCTCCATGTGCATTGAGTTAAAATCAAAAAACGCTCGTAAATCATCATCCATTTGAGGATTGTTTTGCCACGCAGGAGGAACGAGTAACCGCATAGCACGAACAATATCCATACCTCCATTGAGAAAAAGCTCTAGCATATTGTCGAGTGAACTTGAATCTGAGCCACTTTCATTCACAAAAGGAGCTGCACTTTGTAGATCAGGGATCAGCGGGGTATGAAATTTATAGGCGCGGGCTCTGGCCCATTGGCGATTACCTGTGATGGTATTAATTTCACCGTTATGTGCTAAATAACGAAAGGGTTGGGCGAGTGGCCATCTTGGTGTGGTATTAGTGGAAAAGCGCTGGTGGAATAAACAAATTGAAGATTCCATGCGTAGATCAGCCAGATCGGTAAAAAAACGCGGTAAATCGATGGCCATACAAAGGCCTTTATAAACCGTCACCAAATTGGAGAGGCTACAAATATAAAAATCACTGTCAGTGATACGCTTTTCAATTCGTCTACGGGCAACAAAGAGTCGTCTTTCAATATCACTTATCCGCCAGCCTGCGGGAGCATTAACAAAGACTTGTTCGATTAAAGGAAGTGAAGAAAGAGCGATGCTGCCTAGAATATCTGTGTTGATAGGAACTTTACGCCAGCCAACAATTGAAAGTGTTTCACGTTGTAGTTCTTCTTCGACGATAAGACGGCATTGTGTGGCAATATTGGGATCTTGGCTTAAAAATAGCATTCCTACGGCGTAATTTTTTGCTAAATGCCAGCCCTTTTCTTGTGCAACTAATTGGAAAAAACGCTCTGGTTTTTGTAAGAGTAATCCGCAACCATCGCCGGTTTTACCATCAGAAAGAATAGCGCCACGATGTTGCATTCTGGCGAGACCATGTATGGCATTTCTGACAATCTTATGGCTGGCTTGCCCTTCAATATGCGCGATCAATCCAAACCCACAATTGTCTTTTTCCTGTGTCTTTTGATAGAGCATTTTTTGCTTCCTACTTAGTTTGCTGGGCACCTCAAAAAAGAGCGCAAAAGGAACGTTTTGGCTCAAAGTATGTAGGTAAATTTATGGGTACTCAGTCGGGTGATGTTGTGTTTGCCTAGCTTGGTGTGTTTTTTATATTGCTATGCAATGCCTTTTCAACTTATCGATAAATAAAAATCAGGTCAATGTGTAGGGATATTTGACTGAGATAAAACAGATAAGGAAATTTTTATTTTAAAATATTGATTAATAAATAAATTATTCTATTTTAAAATAGTAAGGGAGTGATTTTTTAATGTGAGCTATATCACTTTATTTCAGCGATTTAGCTTTATCTCATCCTTTAATGATAAAAACGGATAGTGAGTTATTCTAATGAATATATTGATTTTGGAATTTTATTGTTTTTATACATTTTGTATAAAAAAAGACAAATTGCATTTTTTCTAATAAGGTCTATTTATCGTTGCTATCTCTATCGTTTATGTTACTTGGTTTTGTATTATTTTTATGAATGCATATATCTCGGATAGGCTCGTTGAGAGAAAATAAACAGTTAAATCAAATAAAATAATGAAAAATAGCCTCTCTTAATTAGATTTCTGAATGTTCGCCACTGCGCCAATTCATTTTTGGGTTATCATTCCATAGATTCAATATATTGGAGTTTTCAATGAAATTGCTCAAAGGGCTTGCCCAATACTATGTTGACTTAATGATGAGGCTAGGGCTTATCCGCTTCTCATTGTTGTTAGCTTCCGCATTAGTTGTTTTAGCGATGGTTGTTCAAATGGCGGTAACATTCTTGCTTGCAGGTGATGTTACCAGTATTGACCTTGTTCGCTCTATTTTCTTTGGGTTGATTATTACGCCTTGGGCTGTCTATTTTCTTTCAGTTGTCGTTGAACAACTAGAAGAATCACGACGTCGTTTATCTCGTATGGTAGATAAACTTGGTGTAATGCGACAGCGTGATTTAGAGCTTAATTCTCAATTAAAAGAGAATATTGAGCAATTAAACTTGGAAATTCAAGAGCGTGAAAAAGTTGAAAAAGCGCACCTTGAACTTTTGGAAAAACTCAAAAGTGAAATGAAGCGTCGTGAGTTGACGCAAATAGAACTGGAACAACAATCTTCACTGCTACGTTCATTCCTTGATGCCTCTCCTGACTTAGTTTATTACCGAAATGAAGATAATGAATTTTCAGGATGTAACCGCGCAACAGAATTACTGACAGGTAAAAGTGAGAAGCAACTTATCGGTTTAACACCTCTTGATGTGTATGACGAAGATATTGCGATAAAAGTGATGGAAACTGATGAGAAAGTTTTCCGTCACAATGTCTCACTTACCTATGAGCAGTGGCTAGTTTACCCTGATGGGCGAAAAGCCTGTTTTGAATTACGTAAAGTGCCGTTTTATGACCGTATTGGCAAGCGTCATGGTTTAATGGGCTTTGGACGTGACATTACAGAGCGTAAGCGCTATCAAGACGCGTTAGAGAACGCTAGCCGAGATAAAACCACCTTTATCTCAACAATCAGCCATGAATTGCGTACACCGCTTAATGGCATTGTTGGGTTAAGCCGTATTTTATTGGATACCGAACTTTCACCAGAGCAACTCAATTACTTAAAAACGATCCATGTGAGTGCGATTACGTTGGGTAATATTTTCAATGACGTGATTGAAATGGATAAGATTGAACGTAGAAAAATTCAACTAGATAACCAACCAATCGATTTTACTGAATTTATTTCTGATTTAGAAAACCTTTCAGGATTGTTAGTACAGCCAAAAGGATTGAAATTCACACTCGAAGCGGAAGAAACCTTACCGCATAAGATAACTTCTGACGGAACTCGATTACGTCAGATCTTGTGGAATCTCATCGGTAATGCTGTGAAATTTACGCAAGAAGGTGAAATCAAAGTTCGTATTTGGCAAGAAGCCTCTGATAAGTTGTTCTTTGAAGTCAAAGACAGTGGCATCGGTATCCCTAAAAGTGAGCTTGAGAAGATTTTTGCCATGTACTATCAAGTCAATGATAGCGAAGGTGGACGCTCTGCAACGGGAACGGGGATTGGACTTGCTGTTTCAAAACGCCTAGCACAGCATATGGGCGGTGATATTCATGTAGAGAGTGAGTTAGGTAAGGGATCTGTCTTCACGCTCTCTATCGTTGCTCCTGCGATTGAAGAGCATCTTGATATTGAGAATGATGATGAGTTCTTATTGCCAGCGTTAAATATTCTACTTGTTGAAGATATTGAGCTTAACGTTATTGTTGCCTGTTCAGTTTTAGAGAAATTAGGTAATACCGTTGATGTAGCAATGACCGGGCAAGAAGCTTTATCGATGTTTAAGCCTGATGAATATGACTTAGTGCTATTAGACATTCAATTACCTGATATGACAGGCTTTGATATTTCAAGAAAATTACGTCAAGAATTCGACAGTAATGAACTTCCGCCATTGATTGCGTTAACTGCAAATGTTTTGAAAGATAAAAAAGAGTATTTAGATGCGGGAATGAACGACGTATTGAGTAAACCACTTTCTGTAGATGCTCTTACTGCAATTA
This genomic window contains:
- the dcuC gene encoding C4-dicarboxylate transporter DcuC is translated as MVMQLIAVAVIIVTVYLLIKKYETRMVLIGAGLLLCILSLTPLDAFTAFSERMVSSSLIQAICSSMGFAYVMKYTKCDMHLVHVLSKVMTRLGFFLIPATVVVTYFINIAIPSAAGCAAAVGATLIPLLIAARIHPAIAGGAVLCGTIGSMLSPGMSHNAFVANMANMEVVDLIARHSPYSLMAGGIAAVSLAVVALVKKEFKMASATGDASSSSAQATPEAVRPNYLYATAPFIPLILLILPFFETFSTFKLSVPAAMLIGSIYSLFITLTNPAQITKEFFKGMGNAYGDVLGIIIAAAVFAAGLKASGLIDAFINFLTHSPEFARWGGTLGPFLMGIITGSGDAAAFAFNETVTPHAAQFGYEIPDMGMAAALSGALGRTMSPLAGAAIVCAGLANVNPMEIAKRTAPGMIIGVIAVALFML
- a CDS encoding FAD-dependent oxidoreductase, coding for MSQNVYQFIDLNRIEPTKKPLAIRKIEFIEIYEAFSPQQASAQADRCLGCGNPYCEWKCPVHNYIPNWLKLANEGRIIEAAELSHQTNSLPEICGRVCPQDRLCEGACTLNDDFGAVTIGNIERYINDTALAQGWRPDLSHITMTNKKVAIIGAGPAGLACADVLIRQGVKPVVYDKHPEIGGLLTFGIPSFKLEKSLMIRRRELFSEMGIEFCLNTEVGKDITLDTLITQYDAVFIGLGTYHSLSGHFSNEKAEGVYSALPYLIGNTRYLMGYNEDPQTPYIDLKDKNVVVLGGGDTAMDCVRTAIRQGANKVTCVYRRDESNMPGSKREVKNAKEEGGEFLFNLQPMDIEVDNQNKVVGIRVIKTKNDRTLIPIEGSEHELPADAVILAFGFKPAHYPWLDENNIEYASSGRIIISNNQEIPNQTTNPKVFAGGDIVRGSDLVVTAIAEGREAAEGILQYLSC
- the sspA gene encoding stringent starvation protein SspA, with translation MAVAANKRSVMTLFSGPTDIFSHQVRIVLAEKGVSVEIEQVEAGNLPQDLIDLNPYQSVPTLVDRELTLYDSRIIMEYLDERFPHPPLMPVYPVARGSSRLMMHRIEHDWYSLMNTIEKGTEQQANAARKQLAEELLAVSPVFKEYPYFMSEEFSLVDCYLAPLLWRLPVLGVDLSGAGAKDVQIYMQRVFERDSFLASLTEAEREMRLPSRG
- a CDS encoding amidohydrolase → MSAITLEKLIKWRREFHQYPEIGWSEFLTTAKIVKELRSLGLEVKVGPDVINQEFAFGRRRQVVEKGLAVAREHKVDEALLDEMKELTGCVAIFDSGKAGPTVALRFDIDCVGVNEATEAKHRPHAENFASCHAGEMHACGHDGHISIGLGVAHWLVENKDKVVGKVKILFQPAEEGVRGARAMAESGIADDADYFLGAHLGFIANSGEIVINPTHFLCTTKYDFRFKGAPSHAGAEPELGRNALAGACHAATQMLGISRHGKGMSRINIGVLKAGEGRNVTPANAEMQIEVRGENEEINSFMAANAVRMAEGAAHSFQLEMESEIMGEAVDLTNDQELIDVMTKVVGKHAELTAVATRPFGGSEDATVLAKRVQRCGGKSLYFVVGADRTAGHHQAGFDFDEKQLMTAVNLYTGCLEELLK
- the sspB gene encoding ClpXP protease specificity-enhancing factor, whose protein sequence is MEIMDMSPRRPHLLRAHYDWIIENELTPHLVVDVNIDGVQVPMEYAHDGQIVLNISSRAVDSLELTPYQVLFSASFGGIPRKVRVPMAAIMAIYARENGAGMMFEPEPAYESGASLQFAEDESEENTLTPVNEGLSLVTDGTVETDTSSPDDDPEPPRPTGRPSLRVVK